A part of Gammaproteobacteria bacterium genomic DNA contains:
- a CDS encoding glycosyltransferase: VDKTVFLPGHVPDPANWLAHSSVFGLCSEYEGFPLAILEAMQAGVPIVSMDCPSGPREALDGGRFGALVPDGDQRAFESALHELLQSPERRVHYSRLGKERAEYYSAERIVPLWEDLLLRVARSRP; this comes from the coding sequence GGTAGACAAGACCGTGTTCCTCCCTGGCCATGTACCGGACCCGGCTAACTGGCTCGCCCACTCCTCCGTGTTCGGGCTCTGCTCCGAGTATGAGGGATTTCCCCTCGCCATACTCGAAGCGATGCAGGCTGGCGTGCCCATCGTCAGCATGGACTGCCCATCCGGGCCGCGCGAGGCACTGGACGGGGGGCGGTTCGGCGCACTCGTCCCAGACGGTGACCAGCGCGCCTTCGAGAGTGCATTGCATGAGCTTCTGCAATCGCCGGAACGACGTGTCCACTATTCCCGACTCGGGAAAGAGCGCGCTGAGTACTACAGCGCCGAGCGCATCGTACCCCTTTGGGAAGACCTTCTCTTACGGGTCGCTCGCTCCCGCCCATGA